A single window of uncultured Methanospirillum sp. DNA harbors:
- a CDS encoding DNA primase small subunit PriS — MRAATLTFIRQRFTEYYGRVQITPPSSSGQREFGFIFFDGNYPEDIRMRRHIGFGSPEEMQEYIKNLVPAHAYYSTAYYRTPQAATMGDKDWLGADLIFDLDADHILRGSYSLMLERIKEEAVKLVTVLDEELGIDMRTVRLVFSGGRGYHIHVQEIALRSFDSQERRELIDYICGIGVNPARMMSDFLPGHFGWHQRYRSCLTTYLEGLLSLPASEAKASLCSLKGVGDTRATRFLQNAPVLVQQLNTDPRQVNVRDPTTIEILSILTTEKESPLYAKVREAGIQADEPVTTDIRRLIRLPGSLHAKSGFKVTPLAVKELEEFDPLIDAVPFGDRGVGIDSPRDYTVDLLGSTWEIRPGVQQVPEAVALFLCCRGMAEIAGGGSPAS, encoded by the coding sequence ATGAGAGCAGCGACCCTGACGTTCATCAGGCAACGGTTTACTGAGTACTACGGCAGGGTGCAGATCACTCCTCCGTCTTCTTCAGGCCAACGTGAGTTCGGGTTCATATTCTTTGACGGAAACTACCCCGAAGATATTAGGATGCGAAGGCATATCGGGTTCGGCTCACCTGAAGAGATGCAGGAGTACATCAAGAACCTCGTTCCTGCCCATGCCTACTACTCGACTGCATACTACCGGACACCCCAGGCTGCCACCATGGGCGACAAAGACTGGCTCGGGGCTGACCTGATTTTTGACCTGGATGCCGATCACATTCTCCGGGGTTCTTACAGTCTGATGCTTGAACGGATCAAAGAAGAGGCCGTCAAACTGGTTACCGTCCTTGATGAGGAACTCGGGATCGATATGCGCACCGTACGGCTCGTCTTCTCAGGTGGGAGAGGATATCATATTCATGTCCAGGAGATTGCACTCCGGAGTTTTGATTCACAGGAACGGCGTGAATTGATCGACTATATCTGTGGAATCGGTGTGAACCCGGCCCGGATGATGAGTGACTTTCTGCCCGGGCACTTCGGGTGGCACCAGCGGTACCGATCCTGTCTCACTACATACCTGGAGGGTCTTCTCTCCCTCCCTGCATCAGAAGCGAAGGCTTCACTCTGTTCACTCAAGGGAGTAGGCGATACCCGTGCGACCAGATTTCTACAGAATGCCCCCGTACTGGTGCAGCAGCTCAACACTGATCCCAGGCAGGTGAATGTCAGGGATCCGACAACGATCGAGATCCTCTCCATCCTGACAACCGAGAAAGAGAGTCCGCTGTATGCCAAGGTCCGCGAAGCCGGCATTCAGGCTGATGAGCCGGTGACCACCGATATCAGGAGGCTGATCAGGCTTCCCGGTTCCCTCCATGCCAAATCAGGCTTCAAAGTCACTCCCCTGGCAGTCAAAGAACTCGAAGAGTTTGATCCGCTCATTGATGCTGTCCCATTTGGAGACCGGGGTGTCGGAATCGATTCTCCCCGTGATTACACGGTAGACCTGCTGGGCAGCACTTGGGAGATACGTCCTGGTGTTCAGCAGGTCCCGGAAGCGGTGGCACTCTTCCTCTGCTGCCGGGGTATGGCAGAGATAGCAGGGGGTGGCTCTCCTGCATCTTGA
- a CDS encoding 50S ribosomal protein L44e, producing MKMPSKFRTYCPFCRSHQQHEIEKVKKGKTTGLHWIDRQKARRGRVGNMGKFSKVPGGDKPTKKINVRYRCTSCHKAHLRAGYRLGKFELTE from the coding sequence ATGAAGATGCCATCAAAATTCAGGACATACTGCCCGTTTTGTCGCAGTCATCAGCAGCACGAGATTGAGAAGGTTAAGAAGGGCAAGACCACCGGTCTTCACTGGATCGACCGCCAGAAAGCCCGCCGTGGCCGTGTCGGTAACATGGGTAAATTCTCCAAGGTTCCTGGAGGAGACAAACCGACCAAGAAGATCAACGTCCGGTACCGCTGCACTTCATGCCACAAGGCACACCTGAGAGCAGGATACCGGCTGGGCAAGTTTGAACTTACGGAGTGA
- a CDS encoding 30S ribosomal protein S27e: MVEAKRETRSRFVKVKCPDCENEQLVFEKASSTVACVVCSHVLATPTGGKADIKAEIISAFE, translated from the coding sequence ATGGTAGAAGCAAAACGTGAAACCCGGAGCAGGTTTGTCAAAGTAAAGTGTCCGGACTGTGAGAACGAGCAGCTCGTCTTTGAGAAGGCCAGCAGTACTGTTGCCTGTGTTGTCTGCAGTCACGTCCTTGCCACCCCGACCGGTGGAAAAGCAGATATCAAGGCAGAAATCATATCTGCATTTGAGTGA
- a CDS encoding translation initiation factor IF-2 subunit alpha encodes MQERVWPETGELVVCSVKNVKDFVAFVTLDEYNDQEGLIPISEIARGWIKYIRDHIREGQKVVCKVLNVDSQKGHIDLSLKDVNEHQRREKIRIWKNESKARKWIGFAAAEAGQEDLVPAITDVLYREYPDLHPAFEEFVVEGREVLDKLGLDAPIADALYKIATENVKLPTVTIAGDLFLQSTKSDGVNIIRRALRSAEPKSDDEHVEIIYLGAPNYRIKVSAPNYKEAEKALEKASSAAIGVMKRAGGDGRFTRKAKAGKHV; translated from the coding sequence ATGCAGGAGAGAGTGTGGCCAGAAACAGGCGAACTTGTCGTCTGCTCGGTCAAGAATGTAAAGGATTTTGTAGCCTTTGTCACCCTTGACGAGTACAACGATCAAGAAGGGCTGATCCCGATCTCTGAGATCGCCCGCGGCTGGATTAAGTACATCAGAGACCATATCAGGGAAGGACAGAAGGTCGTCTGCAAGGTACTGAACGTCGATTCGCAGAAAGGCCATATCGATCTCTCCCTCAAAGATGTCAACGAGCATCAGCGTCGTGAGAAGATCAGGATCTGGAAGAACGAATCGAAGGCACGAAAGTGGATCGGTTTTGCAGCTGCGGAAGCAGGCCAGGAGGATTTAGTCCCTGCCATAACCGATGTACTATATCGTGAATACCCCGATCTTCACCCTGCCTTTGAGGAATTTGTTGTTGAAGGGCGTGAAGTCCTTGACAAACTCGGTCTTGATGCACCGATCGCTGATGCCCTGTACAAGATAGCAACAGAGAATGTCAAACTGCCGACAGTGACGATAGCAGGAGATCTCTTCCTGCAATCAACCAAGTCGGACGGTGTCAATATCATCAGACGTGCTCTTAGGAGTGCAGAGCCAAAATCTGACGATGAGCATGTCGAGATTATTTATCTTGGTGCTCCAAACTACCGGATCAAGGTCTCTGCCCCTAACTATAAGGAAGCTGAGAAAGCTCTTGAGAAGGCCTCCAGTGCCGCAATCGGGGTCATGAAACGAGCCGGCGGAGATGGCCGGTTCACCCGGAAGGCAAAAGCTGGTAAACACGTATGA